A genomic region of Papaver somniferum cultivar HN1 chromosome 7, ASM357369v1, whole genome shotgun sequence contains the following coding sequences:
- the LOC113295133 gene encoding uncharacterized protein LOC113295133: MAAISELYSKRKLDWRLNVSFLKLIPKKEDSATVKDFRPLSLISIFYKIVCKLLAERIKTVMPGLISNAQGAFVKNRQILEGILITHELIDSRLRQQRPGILCKIDVQKDFDNIMLSLLINKAVEQEKLSGFQVKVVSHLQFADDTVVFVDASTEEVRRLLVILVVFEILTGLRLNLEKGTMISVGADEKVNDLAMELGCKVESIPITYLGIPIGSNRRSNLGSYYSKNAEKVGAMEEKILEQSW, encoded by the exons ATGGCTGCAATCAGCGAGCTCTACTCTAAAAGGAAGTTAGATTGGAGATTAAACGTCTCCTTCTTGAAGCTCATACCTAAAAAAGAAGATTCTGCCACGGTGAAAGATTTTAGACCTTTAAGTTTAATAAGCATCTTTTATAAGATTGTGTGCAAGTTGTTGGCGGAAAGGATTAAAACAGTCATGCCAGGTTTGATTTCTAACGCTCAGGGAGCTTTTGTTAAGAATAGACAAATACTTGAAGGCATACTGATCACACATGAGCTGATAGATAGCAGACTGAGACAACAAAGACCAGGCATCTTGTGTAAGATTGATGTGCAAAAGGATTTTGATAACATAA TGTTATCTTTGCTCATTAATAAGGCAGTTGAACAAGAAAAACTCAGTGGTTTTCAAGTTAAGGTGGTGTCACATTTACAGTTTGCAGACGACACAGTCGTTTTTGTAGATGCTTCGACTGAGGAGGTGAGAAGATTACTAGTTATTCTGGTGGTTTTTGAGATTCTAACAGGTCTGCGGCTAAACTTGGAGAAAGGAACGATGATAAGTGTTGGTGCAGATGAGAAGGTGAATGACTTAGCAATGGAATTAGGGTGTAAGGTTGAATCCATTCCGATTACATACTTAGGTATTCCCATTGGTTCGAATAGAAGGAGTAATCTGGGAAGTTATTATTCAAAGAATGCAGAAAAAGTTGGTGCcatggaagagaagattcttgaaCAAAGCTGGTAG